Part of the Zingiber officinale cultivar Zhangliang chromosome 6A, Zo_v1.1, whole genome shotgun sequence genome, tttaaaaaatttaattcgtgtTAACAAATTTAATGCTCCTAATATATTCAtgttttcaaatattaatttattttaatatattaagagcaatgattttttgaacatgaattaaatatatgagaacatggatataatcaggataGATAAATGAATACATAAGAATTAGTTTCATGTTAATCTGAGATGGTTTGGTCTATCTATCGATTTTGGACAAAAGCGGATGATGGACCAAACAAACATGAAACTATATCTTATGTGTTtgactagttctcttgattatatacatgtcccttaaatattaatttgaaaaaatacattaagagcaatgattttttgaacatgaattgaatttttcaaatatattcgtgttaaaaaaaattgtttttaatatatttgatcaaattgatatttaagggaataaatataatcaagagagataAACGAACAGATATgtactagtttcatatcaatctcgatatgaaaataaataaataagtggactgattttaaaaaattaatctaaattatTTGCTTGACACagttaagaaacataattaaaaatttacacTTTTATAAGTTATCTTTATCATAAATAGGCTTTTATTTATATCTATctaacataattaaattatttgctTGACAcagttaataattaaaaatttacacTTTTATAAGTTATCTTTATCATAAATAGGCTTTTATTTATATCTATCTAACATAATTAAATGTCAgagttcaaaaattaaaaataaaagagcttaatttaaaaaattaatctaaattatTTGCTTGACACagttaagaaacataattaaaaatttacacTTTTATAAGTTATCTTTATCATAAATAGGCTTTTATTTATATctatcaattaaaaataaaagagcTTAATCTTATATAGCCAAAAAAAGATTGTTGGGATATGTGATATAATTGGTTTACAATTAAATCGACCAaaataattaaaactaattaaaccaaattattattattattttaatcaaaattggtCGAATTCAAATTAATAGATGAGCTTATTGATGACATCATTAAtccaatttcattattaaaaaaatcagatttatttaaaaaaactgaAATTTTAAATTAACCTAACTTCCGAATtctattgattaatttaatttaacaatcATCACCACCGATATTTAGCAACAAAAAAAAAGATTTGTatgcaaattttaaatttaggtgCCACTTTAGAAATTAATtcactaaaaaaatattattatatgatAAAATTAAAGTAGTTTAAAAATGTAAAGAAATGAAATTTACGGAAAAATCCAATACAATTTAAAAAGattgatatattttttattttattaattagccCTAGAATATGCTGCGGATCCAGTTGTTCCGCTGTCGCCGCGTTCCTGGGTGCCAACGCCGGCCGCCATTCGCAGCCCGTCACTCGCCGACCGCTGTTTGCAGCCCGTCTCTCACCGGCCTCCATTCGCAGCCCTCCGCTCGTCGGTCGCCGTTCACAGCCCGTCGCTCGACGGTCGCTGTTTGCCGCCCACCGCTCTGCCGTTTCTGAGACAAACTGTAGTCACTTGAGACTTCGGAGGAAGAAGAATACCACGGACAGATCTTACTCTCTATTCCTTTCCTTCTTATATTTGGAATCACGATCGCAGGCCGTTTACTAGTAAGAATAACAGGTTTAGCGaaacataagtttttaaaatgactaACTGATATATaggatagttttaaaatttttaaatcacgTTTATCAATCAGGCGATTAATTTTTTTCATCTGAATTAATTCTGATTTATGACAAAAtgttaaaattttaagtaaattggCTGACTGATTTTTTAAATACATCGAATCGATTTTAATTTGTGTGGaagcttttaaaattttaaatcaatcAGTGGACATTTGTTTTAATCAGTGgagtgatttatttttttaatcaaaataaatttagaTAAAAAGATGATTGACCAAACGACTTTTGATTaagatgaaattaatttttatgtgtccatatctcttgattatattcgtgcccttaaaaattaatttaactcaatatattaaaagtataattttttaaatacgaatatatttgaaaattttaattggtATTCAAAAAAGTTAATGCTCCTAATAAAtttgatcaaattgatatttgaaataCATAAGAACTTATGTCAATCTAAGATGATTCAGTCTATCAATCATTTTTGGTTGATATACCAAACAACCTCgaattaatatgaaattagtttttctatattcgtgtaccttttataattatatatatcctctcaaacatcaatttgacaaaGTATATTGGGAGCAATAATTTTCTGACcacgaattaaatttttaaaacatattcgttttcaaaaaaattattgtCCAAAATTAACTAATGGATCAAACGACCTCAGCTTGATATAAAACTAGTTCCTATATGTTCGTCTACctttcttgattatattcatgctatcaaatattaatttgaattaatatatcaagagcaatgattttttgaacacaaattaaattttttaaatatttttttatttaaaaaatcattgctcttaatacattgaatcaaattaatatttgtgaATGTGGATATAATCAGGATAGATAGACAAACACATAAGAATTAGTTTCATGTTAATCCAAGATGATTTGGTTTATCAACCGATTTTGGACAAAAGCGAGTGATGGACCAAACgacctcagattgacatgaaaaCTATATCCTATATGTATTTGACTAGTTATCTTGATTATATACATGTCCCTCAACTatcaattttattaaatatagtaagagcaatgattttttgaatataaattgaatttttcaaacatattagtgttcaaaaaatcattgtccACAATATATTTGATGTTTAAGGGCATAGATATAACCAGGAAAGATAAACGAACATATATGAACACATattaactagtttcatatcaatctaaAGTTGTTTGGTCTATCAGTCGATTTTGGATAAATTGGAAAATGGATactttgataatttttaaattacccGCGATTTAAATTTCAGAAATACATACCAAcatcattaaaaaatattttccacTTTTATAGGTCTATCTTCATCATAAATAGGTTTTTATTTATATCTATCTAACATAATTCAATGCCAGCgctaaaaaatttagaaataaaagaccTGAATCTTATGTacccaaaaaaaaaatagtttgaatATGTGATATAATTGgttgaaaattaaataaaaaaatttaaaactaattaaaccCAATCATTTTTTATCATCAAAATTGATCGAAACCAAATTAATTGATGAGTTTATTGATGGCATCATTAATCTAATtccataattaaaaaaatcatatttattttaaaaaaactaaaattttaaattaacctaATTTTGAATTCCATCAATTGATTGATTTAATATCATCACCAGtgatatttagaaaaaaaatagatttgtgtgcaaattttaaatttaggtgCGACTTTAAGAAATTAATTCACTCACAAATATTATTATATGATAAAATTAGAGTAGTTTAAAAATATCCAGGAAGAAGTGAAATTTATGGAAAAATCTAATACAATTTAaaagtttaataatattttttattttattaattaacccTAGAATCTAAACCGTGGATCTTCCTAGCCGCGCACTCAACGGCGACTCTATATCCTCGTCATGCCGCTGTTGCCATCATCAACTCTGCCTGTGACGGCTCTGTCTTCCGCGTTCCTAAGTGCCAACACTATCCGTTACCCGCCGCTCACTGCCTACCGCTCTGTCGCTTCTGAGAGTAACTACAGTCGTCACCTCTGAGAATACCaggaacaaaatttttttttttcattagacTTTCTACTCCTTTCCTTCTTATATTTGGAATTGCATcatggatttttttttcaaattcgttttatttgttttcttacaaaatggtgttttctTGCCTCTGTTTTTCCAACTTTCctagaatattaaaaatttgTTGGCCCATATTATTAGTTTGGCCAACATATTACTTTTTTTTCAGCCGAATTGCTTTTGTTCTATGACaaaacattaaaattttaaataaatcaatTGTCTGAATTTTTaaattggttgaatcgattgaaaagataaaattttaaataaatcagtAGATATTTCTATAATTAGTGgactgatttatttttattttttaaatttttaatcaaagtAAATTTAGATAAAATGAGTTGATAGAGGAAACACTTCGGATTAacatgaaattaatatttatgtatTCGCTTGTCACTCTTGATTATTTTCTTGACCTCAAACATTAATTTAAATCaatatattaaaactaataattttttaaatacgaatatatttgaaaatttaaatttgtattcAAAAAGTTAGTCTTCCTAATATAGtcgatcaaattgatatttaaaaacataaatataattagaGAAATTAAATGAACACATAACTCATGTCAATCTAAGGTCATTCAGTCTATCAGTCGATTTTGGATGATATACAAAACAACCtcatattaatattaaatttagtATTTTTGTGTTTGTGTACCTCTTCTAATTATACCATAatttcaaacatcaatttgatcaaatatagtggaagcaataattttttgaccacgaattaaattttttaaacatatttgTGCTAAAAAAAATATTGTCCAAAACTGGCTAATGGACCAAACGACCTTATATTGATATAAAACTAGTTATCGTCTACCTTTCTTGACTATATTCATggtctcaaatattaatttggattaatataGCGAGAGCAATGATTTGTTAAAcacgaattaaatttttcaaatatatttgtgtttaaaaaatcattgctcttaatatattatgtcaaattaatatTCGAGAACATggataaataaacaaacacatagaaactagtttcatgtgTAATTCGAGATGGTTTGGTCTATCCAATTTTGGACAAAAGTGGGTGATAGACAAAACGACCTCAAATTGACATGAAAATTATATCCTATATGTGTTTGGCTAGTTATTTTGATTATATGCATgttcctcaaatatcaatttgaccaaatatattaagaacaatgattttttgaacatgaattaaatttttcaaatatatttgtgttaaaaaaattattgctctcagtatatttgatcaaattgatgtttaaggaCATAGATATAAccaggagagaaaaaaaaaattgttttttcgTTTCGCCGGGAAAGTACTTTCCAAGGAAAAACAGGCCCCTTGGGCACCTAATCGTTATGTCATAATAGATCCGAACACTTGCCTCGGATTGACATATCATAATTGCTCTAGTGAATAACTAAATAGATGGATGAGAGATAGGAAAAAAAGGattaatcataaaaaaaatagctATCTTTCGGAGGTTCACTAAAAACTTGATGATTGGCGGGTCTCTTTGTATGTGTTGTCCGGAAAGAGGAGGACTTAATGATTATTCGTTCGCCGGAACCAGAAGTTAAAATTGTTGTAGATAGGGATCCTATAAGATGGTCGAAAAGCTCGGGCTAAGGAAGGAGGAACCGAGGAGGAGGTAGCAGCAACAACTGGTTTTATTATGGGACAGCTCTTGATGTTCATATCGATCTATTATGCGCCTCTGCATCTAGCATTGGGTAGACCTCAATAACTGTCCTAGTTCTACCCTATCTTTTGTTTCATTTCTTCTGGAACAATCACAAAAACTTTTTTTATTATGGGTCTACTACCGGAAATTCAATGCGTAATCTCAGCATTCAATGTGTATTCCTGAATAATCTAATTTTCAAGAATACAtatcaactagtttcatgtcaatctgatGTTATTTGGTCTATCAATCGATTTCGGATAAAATTATTTGGTCCATCAACTAATTTTACCTAAAATCAATatcgataaaaaaataaataagtcgATCGATTTAAAATTAATCTAACTTATTTGCTTAACACAGTCGACAATAGGGATAAATTGGAAACGGatatatttgataattttaaaattattctatgCGATTTAAATTTCAGAAACTTATATACATGATTTTAGTAAAAATTCGAAcaatatgtaaaaaaatattttccactTTTACAAGTCCAATGTTCATAGCTTTTATTTATATCTATCAAACataattaaatatttcaaaaatttaaaaataaaagagcTTAATTTTATGTAGTCAAAAAGATATTTTGTATATGTGACGATATAAttggtttaaaattaaattaaccaaaaaattaaaactaattaaaccaaattattttttatcatcaAAACTGATCGAATCCAAATTAATCAATGAGTATATTGATGACATCATCAATCCAATTCCatcattaaaaaaatcatatttattttaaaaaattgaaaatttaaattaaactaactTTAGAATTCCATCAATTGATTAGTTTAATTTAACAGCTTTTGATCATATATCTACCAACAAAAAAACATATATTTGTGTGCAAATATTAAATTTAGGCGTCACTTTAAGAAATTAGTTcactaaaaaatattattatatgatAAAATTTAAGTAGTTTAAAAATGTCTAAAAAGAAGTGAAATTTAAGGAAAATCTAATACAATTTAAAAGTttgatgatattttttatttttattaattagccCTCCCGTGAATATTTCAGTCGCGCACTCAGCAGCGACTCCGTATTTCCACCGTGCCCTGTTGTCATTACGAACTCTGCCTGTGGTGAGATCTGTCTTCCGTGTTCCTGAGTGCCAATGCCGCGCATTGCCTATTGCCCGCCGCCCGCCGCCCGCCGCCCGCCGCCCGCCGCTCTACTGCTTCTGAGAGCAACTGCAATCATCACCTTTGAGACTTTAGAGGAAGAAGAATACCGGGAACAAATATCTTTGTTCCACTCTCTACTCCTTTCCTTCTTATATTTGGAATTGCATCATGGATTTTCACATCCGTTTTATTTGTTTTCTTACAAAAGATTATTTTCTTggctctagtttttttttttttttccaaattctctagaatattaaaaatttattggcCAATATTAGCTTGGCCaactaattgattttttttcaaccaaattgattttgttatatgacaaaacattgaaattttaagtaaatcaatcgattgatttttTAAATCGGTCGAATCGATTTTAATCTGCGTCAAAACGTTAACATTTTAAACAAATCAatggatatatttttttaatcagtagattgatttacttttttttttaaatttttaatcaaagtcaatttaagtaaaataagttgatggaccaaacaacttcggaataaaatgaaattaatttttatatcttCGTTTATCTCTCTTAATTATATTCGTGATCTCAAACATaaatttaactcaatatattaaaagtaatgattttttaaatacgaatatatttgaaaaatttaattcgcGTTCAAAAAGTTAGTGCTCATAATATATTTGgataaattgatatttgaagacataaatataattagaaaaattaaatgtacgcataagaactagtttcatatcaatcaaaAGTCGTTAAGTCCATCAGTCGATTATATACCAAACAatctcggattgatatgaaattagtttttttatgttCATGTACCTCTTCTAATTATATCTAtcatctcaaatatcaatttgaccaaatatattgggagcaataattttttgaccatgaattagatttttcaaacatattcgtgttcaaaaaattattgttcaAAATTGGCTAATGGACCAAACAACCTCaacttaatataaaaataattccTATATGCTCGCCTATctttcttgattatattcatgttctaaaatattattttgaattaatatattgagagcaatgattttttgaacacgaattaaaattttcaaatatattcgtgtttaaaaaaataatgtttttaatatattgagtcaaattaatgtttgataacatgaatataatcatgaTAGATAGACAAACACATATGAACTAGTTTTATGTTAATCCGAGATGGTTTGACGTATCTATCGATTTTGGACAAAAATGGATGATGGATCAAACACCTCAGATTGATATGAAACCTATATTTTATGCGTTTGGCTAGTTCTCTTGCTTATATGTATAttctttaaatatcaatttgaccaaatatattaagagtaatgatttttcgaatatgaattaaattttcaaatatattcatgttcaaaaaataaaatcattgctctcaaaaTCCAATCgtatgtaaaaaatattttacacttTTATAAGTCTATCTTCGTAAATAGGCTTTTATTTATATCTATCTAACATAATTAAATGtgctaaaaaatttaaaaataaaagagcTTAATCTTATAGCCGAAAAAAAATAGTTCGGATATGTGATATAAttggtttaaaattaaatcaaccaaaaaaattaaaactaattaaactaaattatttttttcatcaaaattGGTGGAATCCAAATTaatcgatgacatattaatctAATTTCATTATCATATTTAGCCACAATAAAAATAGTTTTGTCTGCCAATTTTAAATTTAGGTGTCATCTTAAGAAATTAATtcactaaaaaaatattatttattctaAAATTAGAATAGTTTAAAAATGTTAAGAAAAGTAAAATTTACGAAAAAATCTAATACAATTTAAAAAgtttgatatattttttattttattaattagccCTAAATCTAAACCCCGCGCACTCAGCGGCGAATCCCGTTGCGCCGGCCCTTAGCGTTTGCCAACTCCGCCGCCGGCTGCCGCTCGCCGCGCGCCGATCGTCGCTCGTCGCTCGTCGCTCGTCGCTCTGCCGTTTCTGAGAGAAACTGCAGTCGATTTCGGAGGAAGAAGAATACCAGGTCTTTTTCCATTCAACTCTCTACTCCTTTCCTTCTctacaatattaaaaatttgtTGGCTGATATTAGCATTATTCTTTACCCCATCTACCTGGTCAGTGAAGTTTTACTAGTTTGAGAAAGATCAAGGGAGAATGAGGTTCGATGCAAATAACCCTGGTCAACCTCGGAATGCAGCTGTTGAATTGGGCATACCACTAGAATTTCCTGAAAGTTGGAAGTATGTTCATTTTCCCCCTGACTTTCTGTTTTCATTTCATATGGTAGTCTTTGTAGGAATCAAATTATTAAGTTTGTTGGTTTCTTCGTCTTCAGTCAAGTGGGAGATGGAAGCAATGCGATCATTTTACCAGGGAAGAGAAAGGACAAGTCAAAGATTAAGGTACTAAACAATTGAATGTTAATCACATGTTTTTCCCAATTTTGCTGTTGCTACTCCCTTTTCCTTCTCTAGTAGTGAAAATTTTGTTGCTTTTGTTTTATGCCTTGTAAGAAGCATACAAAGAAGGAACCTTCAACTTTGAGCAAATCAAAACAAAGGAAGCTAAAACAATTGGAGGTGAATTACATTATTTCCTTTATTTGTTGGTCTTTTATTATTTATGCATTCTGTGAATTTAAATTGTGTCATGCCAGGAGGAGAAACAACAAAAGATCTTGCAAGAAAAAAGTATTAAGATTCTCGAGTATGCTTTTCTCAGTCTTTTTCATCAGTTATTTTTTTCCTATCTTGTTTGGCATATTACTATGACACTGAGCATTCAATTTACCTGAGTACTTGTTGCAGGAAGCATAAGATATCAGATAGTGCATATTCTCTTCTTCAATCTTCAGGAACTATTGGTCGAGTATGTAGTTATTCAGTAATGTTTTTTTTGAGGTTATTGTCAGATAATACATTTTTTTATTGACTAACAAATTATGATGTAGGCTGAGACTTTCAAGGAAAGACGCCTTCGTGCTGTGCAACTCATGAAAGTTGGTCTAGAGGTGCCTGAGGACGTTTTTGCATTGAATAGAAAGGGCAATCAAACTGACTCTCATAAGACTGAAACCTCTTTAGAAGATGGTTCTATTCAGGATCTACTACTTCTTTCTTGTGTTGATAGCCTCATTCCTCCAACAATTTGTGGGGAAGAAATTGACAAGACTAGTAAAATGACTCTTGCTGTGGATTCACTCTCCACAGAAGTTGGTGAAAAGAATGCAAGTTCTTGCATGATAGTTGATCAGGATCATTCTTCTACAATCTCATGCAGCCGTGAGGGACATGACAAGATTACAGAGGTAAACATTTATGCATAAAGAAAACTGAACTTTGATCATTTTGTTCTCTTACCAGAAAAGATGTTCAATCTATTTGGTCCAAACATGAATCTGATAATATTTAATCTGGTTAAATTTCCTCTGATAAGATCCGGTCAAACAATTTTCCTTGAAAGATTTCTTTCTCCACTTAAAATAACTTTCTTCTTACCTGCTTCACTCATCTAACTTTTTAATCTTCTTTCAGGACAATATTACAGATGGTTCAGTAGAAAAGTGTCAAGAAATAAAAAGCATTACTGATTTAACTGGCCGGATATATGCTAATCCTTCCACTGTGGTTCATGTATCACGGCCAGAGGTAGTTGAAGAACAAAGGAAAGATCTCCCTATAATCATGATGGAACAAGAAATAATGGAAGCTATTAATGAAAACTTTGTCGTAATTTTATGTGGAGAAACAGGTTGTGGCAAAACTACACAGGTTCCCCAGGTAAGGATTCTTTATTCCAGAAGTTACATCTTCTCGTGCCAATAATATTTTGGGTAACAGAtatctagggatgtaaatgagccgaacctagccgaacagtattaggctcgagctcggctcgtttaagttatattcgggctcgaactcggctcgagctcgaatcgagcttttatcacaaggctcgagctcggctcgttttagaattattaggctcgcgaacagttcgagctcggctcgttattagctcgattatcaaagttaacgagcctaactcgttaagcgagctcgggctcgttttcgGACTCGTTTAGAActcgtttttggctcgttttagagctcattttttagctcattttaaggctcgttttttttttgctcgttttagagttcgttttttggctcgtttaaggctcgtttttttggctcacgagcctataaacgaacatgttcgcgagctcacgagccgaatatccttaagctcgagctcggctcgataaaactgttgagctcgaaatcgagctcgagctcggctcgataagataaatgaacgaacttgaacgagctttttaccgaatcgagctccgaatagctcgcgaaccgtttggttcatttacatccctacaaaTATCTACCCATTTGAAGTGGGGTATCCAGTGTACCCCCTTCAGTTTCAAAATCTACATCTTAGTCCATTGTTTGAATTCATAAAATAAATTACTATTGGAATTTATATCAACACAAAATTAATCTTCTAGTTTTGTATACATGAAATTTATGAAAACTCTACATatgtcttttaattttttttggttatttgaATTGTATATTTAATTGTCATGGCtttaaattaatggataaaatgtTGACTTTGAAATAGGAAGGGGTACACGGAGTACAAGAGACTCCTTCAGTGATAGATATGATATAATCTaaccttatattttcttttcatagTATATTGCTGCTAATATCCAGGAATGGATTGTTACAGTTCCTATATGAAGCTGGCTATGGTTCAAGTATTCGAAGCGATAGAAATGGACTAATTGGGGTGACTCAACCACGACGTGTTGCAGTTCTTGCTACTGCCAAGCGTGTTTCATTTGAATTAGGACTCTCGCTTGGAAAAGAGATTGGTTTTCAAGTTAGGCATGACAAGATGATCGGAAAAAGCTGCTCCATTAAATTCATGACGGATGGAATTCTTCTTCGAGAAATTCAGGTTCTTGCATGAATTTTCCTGAAATTTATCTATTAAATATATGTATTGGTAGATGCAGAAAAGAAATTTTTTGATATCAAGATGTCCCCTCTAATCATATAATAAtttgaaatataacataattatttgtAGATTATAATTTGTTCTTCTATATCATTGAATTATCAGTCATTTCAGTGTCCTAGAGGCAAAGCCTTTCCCCAACTGTTAAATGTTATAAATCATGTTTTAGTTGAAATTACCCTGATCACCCATGTATGATGTGGATCCATTGTATCCTTCAATTTTATTTACATTTTTAGTAACAAACAAACTATTTACgttttgttatattttatttatttgcttCTTCAATGCGCTCCATTGTTTGCAGAGTGATTTCTTGTTAAAGCGATACTCTGTAATCATCCTTGATGAGGCTCATGAGAGGAGCTTGAATACTGATATACTCATTGGCATGCTTTCTCGAATCATAAAGCTTCGCcaggttagaaacatgtacaatgcatattttttttttctaacaaaCACTTTAGTTGTCTGTCatcaattaataaaaaaaaaatggcagAAATTATATGCTGATCAGCAAAATAAGATACTTTCTGGAGCAACAATTAGACCTGAAAACATGGTCACTGAGTTGAGGCTTGTGCTTATGAGTGCTACTTTACAAGTTGAGGACTTCATTTCAAACAGAAAATTGTTTGATCAGAGCCCACCTATTATACAGGTTCCTGTTAGACAATTTCCAGTGACGATTCACTTTTCCAAAAGAACTTCTGAAGATTACTTAGGACAAGCTTATAAGAAGGTTATTGCCATCCATAAGAAGCTTCCGCCAGGTGGAATACTTGTGTTTGTCACTGGACAGAGGGAAGTTGAGTTTGTGTGCAAGAAATTACGTAAAGCTTCACAACAACTTACTAGGAGTTCAAAACAGGTAGGCAACGAATCGGCTGAAAACTCAGAAGAAAATATGAAGGAAATTGATGAGGCATTTGAGGTTGAAAATGATTTGACTGAGCAAAATGATAGAGTTAGTTCTTATGAAGACGAAGCTGATTTTGTTTATTCTGAAGCGACTGACTCAGAGACCGAGAGTGATCTTGAATATGATAGAGAAGATGAAGGCATTGCCAAGTTAGCAGAACCAAAGAACAGTGGGTCTGTGTTAGGTTTTCTAGAAAAAGTTGGGAATCTGTCTTCATTGAAATCTTCTTTTGATGCTTTATCAGGGAATTCATGTGAACCCAATTATGGTGCTGAATCTTGTCCACCTACTTTTGACTTGGGAAAACATGTAGAATCTGTTCCTCTCCCTGTCAGCCCATTGTATGTTTTGCCTCTC contains:
- the LOC121997402 gene encoding ATP-dependent RNA helicase DEAH13-like isoform X1, encoding MRFDANNPGQPRNAAVELGIPLEFPESWNQVGDGSNAIILPGKRKDKSKIKKHTKKEPSTLSKSKQRKLKQLEEEKQQKILQEKSIKILEKHKISDSAYSLLQSSGTIGRAETFKERRLRAVQLMKVGLEVPEDVFALNRKGNQTDSHKTETSLEDGSIQDLLLLSCVDSLIPPTICGEEIDKTSKMTLAVDSLSTEVGEKNASSCMIVDQDHSSTISCSREGHDKITEDNITDGSVEKCQEIKSITDLTGRIYANPSTVVHVSRPEVVEEQRKDLPIIMMEQEIMEAINENFVVILCGETGCGKTTQVPQFLYEAGYGSSIRSDRNGLIGVTQPRRVAVLATAKRVSFELGLSLGKEIGFQVRHDKMIGKSCSIKFMTDGILLREIQSDFLLKRYSVIILDEAHERSLNTDILIGMLSRIIKLRQVRNMYNAYFFFLTNTLVVCHQLIKKKWQKLYADQQNKILSGATIRPENMVTELRLVLMSATLQVEDFISNRKLFDQSPPIIQVPVRQFPVTIHFSKRTSEDYLGQAYKKVIAIHKKLPPGGILVFVTGQREVEFVCKKLRKASQQLTRSSKQVGNESAENSEENMKEIDEAFEVENDLTEQNDRVSSYEDEADFVYSEATDSETESDLEYDREDEGIAKLAEPKNSGSVLGFLEKVGNLSSLKSSFDALSGNSCEPNYGAESCPPTFDLGKHVESVPLPVSPLYVLPLYAMLPASSQLRVFEDVPQGERLVVVATNVAETSLTIPGIKYVIDTGKEKIKNYNHSNGMATYEVSWISKASAAQRAGRSGRTAPGHCYRLYSSAAFSKDEIFPKFSCPEISKVPVDGVTLLMKSLGIDKVANFPFPTCPDHEALLEAERCLRALEALDMQGRLTPMGRAMIQYPISPRHSRMLLIVIKILRNQRAYDRANLVLGYAVAAAAALSFPNPLVTQFTEKQSTNGDTDAEKDKEEKLRKKKFKKMAREARARLSNLSSDALTIAYALQLFEISESPVIFCRDNLLHMKTMEEMSKLRKQLLELLFHQSKFCEEFSWNHGSLEDVERSWRTHSHKNPLQMMEEELISQSISAGWADRVAKRIRAIKQSSENDTMIRAIKYQSCNMKDVVYLNRWSSVAPAAPEFLVYTELLQMKRPYLYGVTTVKSDWLVKYASSLCTFSAPLTDPKPYYEPLSDQVLCWVTPTFGAHNWELPLHSIPIKNITLRLSVFASALLEGNVLPCLRSVQKFLASPPSSMLRPEALGQRRVGDLLNRLKIGSKVIDTRAKLQDAWSENPHFLYSEIKQWYQEVFHDQFGRLWERMHIEVNLEGYELFPKRAKKDKKRK
- the LOC121997402 gene encoding ATP-dependent RNA helicase DEAH13-like isoform X2, producing MRFDANNPGQPRNAAVELGIPLEFPESWNQVGDGSNAIILPGKRKDKSKIKKHTKKEPSTLSKSKQRKLKQLEEEKQQKILQEKSIKILEKHKISDSAYSLLQSSGTIGRAETFKERRLRAVQLMKVGLEVPEDVFALNRKGNQTDSHKTETSLEDGSIQDLLLLSCVDSLIPPTICGEEIDKTSKMTLAVDSLSTEVGEKNASSCMIVDQDHSSTISCSREGHDKITEDNITDGSVEKCQEIKSITDLTGRIYANPSTVVHVSRPEVVEEQRKDLPIIMMEQEIMEAINENFVVILCGETGCGKTTQVPQFLYEAGYGSSIRSDRNGLIGVTQPRRVAVLATAKRVSFELGLSLGKEIGFQVRHDKMIGKSCSIKFMTDGILLREIQSDFLLKRYSVIILDEAHERSLNTDILIGMLSRIIKLRQKLYADQQNKILSGATIRPENMVTELRLVLMSATLQVEDFISNRKLFDQSPPIIQVPVRQFPVTIHFSKRTSEDYLGQAYKKVIAIHKKLPPGGILVFVTGQREVEFVCKKLRKASQQLTRSSKQVGNESAENSEENMKEIDEAFEVENDLTEQNDRVSSYEDEADFVYSEATDSETESDLEYDREDEGIAKLAEPKNSGSVLGFLEKVGNLSSLKSSFDALSGNSCEPNYGAESCPPTFDLGKHVESVPLPVSPLYVLPLYAMLPASSQLRVFEDVPQGERLVVVATNVAETSLTIPGIKYVIDTGKEKIKNYNHSNGMATYEVSWISKASAAQRAGRSGRTAPGHCYRLYSSAAFSKDEIFPKFSCPEISKVPVDGVTLLMKSLGIDKVANFPFPTCPDHEALLEAERCLRALEALDMQGRLTPMGRAMIQYPISPRHSRMLLIVIKILRNQRAYDRANLVLGYAVAAAAALSFPNPLVTQFTEKQSTNGDTDAEKDKEEKLRKKKFKKMAREARARLSNLSSDALTIAYALQLFEISESPVIFCRDNLLHMKTMEEMSKLRKQLLELLFHQSKFCEEFSWNHGSLEDVERSWRTHSHKNPLQMMEEELISQSISAGWADRVAKRIRAIKQSSENDTMIRAIKYQSCNMKDVVYLNRWSSVAPAAPEFLVYTELLQMKRPYLYGVTTVKSDWLVKYASSLCTFSAPLTDPKPYYEPLSDQVLCWVTPTFGAHNWELPLHSIPIKNITLRLSVFASALLEGNVLPCLRSVQKFLASPPSSMLRPEALGQRRVGDLLNRLKIGSKVIDTRAKLQDAWSENPHFLYSEIKQWYQEVFHDQFGRLWERMHIEVNLEGYELFPKRAKKDKKRK